A region from the Brassica napus cultivar Da-Ae chromosome C8, Da-Ae, whole genome shotgun sequence genome encodes:
- the LOC106411956 gene encoding ribosomal RNA small subunit methyltransferase NEP1 — translation MVRPYGIKVNKRKERKERYDKEEDEEEEQPKFEQKRKERVKKAKREATSKAEEEDDEENEIAEEAADELDVGIPIVVSDNKKDQTGVIFVLEKASLEVAKVGKTYQLLNSDDHANFLRKNGRDPAHYRPDITHQALLMILDSPVNKAGRLKAVYVRTEQGVLFEVKPHVRIPRTYKRFAGIMLQLLQKLSISAAGKREKLMRVIKNPVTGHLPPNCRKIGFSYSSEKLVNMQKHLSTVCNETDTVFVLGAMSHGKIECDYIDDFVAISGYPLSAAYCISRICEALSTNWNII, via the exons ATGGTGAGGCCGTATGGGATTAAGGTGAACAAGAGGAaggagagaaaagagaggtacgataaggaagaagacgaagaagaggaGCAGCCTAAGTTCGAGCAGAAACGAAAAGAAAGGGTGAAGAAGGCAAAAAGAGAAGCCACATCAAAAGCagaggaggaagatgatgaagagaaTGAGATAGCTGAGGAAGCAGCAGATGAGCTTGATGTGGGAATACCTATTGTCGTTTCTGATAATAAGAAGGACCAGACGGGTGTTATTTTTGTGCTTGAGAAGGCCTCTCTCGAGGTTGCCAAAGTTGGAAAG ACTTACCAGCTTCTAAACTCTGATGATCATGCTAATTTCTTGAGAAAAAATGGCAGAGATCCTGCTCATTACCGACCAGACATCACTCATCAG GCtcttttgatgattttggataGTCCGGTCAATAAAGCTGGGAGGTTGAAAGCGGTGTATGTTAGAACAGAGCAAGGTGTTCTTTTTGAAGTTAAGCCACATGTTCGTATACCAAGAACTTACAAGCGGTTCGCTGGAATCATGT TGCAATTGCTACAAAAGCTTAGCATTAGTGCAGCTGGGAAGCGTGAGAAACTTATGCGAGTGATCAAGAACCCTGTTACAGGCCACCTACCGCCTAACTGTAGAAAAATAG gCTTCTCGTATAGCTCTGAAAAGCTGGTCAATATGCAGAAGCACCTATCAACCGTCTGTAATGAGACCGACACTGTTTTTGTG CTTGGTGCGATGTCACACGGGAAAATAGAGTGTGACTATATCGATGATTTTGTGGCGA TTTCAGGGTATCCTCTTAGCGCAGCTTACTGTATCTCAAGAATCTGCGAGGCCTTGTCAACAAATTggaatattatataa
- the LOC106412412 gene encoding protein STRICTOSIDINE SYNTHASE-LIKE 9-like → MPTSQKAPAWAIAAVLAVFAVIAYQILFAPDDLKGTKNILPMAKTIPLPVDGPESIEWDPQGEGPYAAVVDGRILKWRGHDLGWVEFAYTSPLRGNCSRHEVVPTCGRPLGLSFEKKTGDLYICDGYLGVMKVGPEGGLAELVVDHAEGRKVMFANQMDIDEEEDVLYFNDSSDKYHFREVFYVIFNGERSGRVIRFNKMTKEAKVVMDNLRCNNGLALNKDRSFLITCESATGLVHRYWIKGPKAGTRDIFSKVPGYPDNIRLTPTGDFWLGIHCKKNLIGRLMLNNKWLGKLVEKTVPLNFLIGEMHGFRQQGIAVKISGETGEVLEILEDKEGKHMQYVSEAYERDDGKLWFGSVFSPAVWVLDRK, encoded by the exons ATGCCGACTAGTCAGAAAGCTCCGGCTTGGGCCATTGCGGCTGTTTTGGCCGTCTTTGCCGTAATAGCATATCAGATTTTATTTGCGCCTGATGATTTAAAGGGCACGAAGAATATATTGCCAATGGCTAAGACTATACCACTTCCTGTTGATGGACCAGAAAGCATTGAGTGGGATCCACAAGGGGAAGGTCCTTATGCTGCGGTTGTGGACGGCCGTATTCTCAAGTGGCGCGGCCATGATCTTGGTTGGGTCGAGTTTGCATACACATCTCCTCTCAG GGGAAACTGTTCACGGCATGAGGTAGTGCCTACTTGTGGAAGGCCACTAGGACTCAGTTTCGAGAAAAAAACAGGAGATTTGTACATCTGTGATGGTTACCTTGGGGTGATGAAGGTTGGACCAGAGGGAGGTCTGGCTGAGTTGGTAGTGGACCACGCTGAAGGTCGCAAAGTAATGTTTGCGAACCAGATGGATATAGACGAAGAGGAAGATGTCTTGTACTTTAATGACAGTAGTGACAAGTATCATTTCAG GGAAGTATTTTACGTGATTTTTAACGGAGAGCGGTCGGGGAGAGTGATCAGATTCAACAAGATGACCAAAGAGGCCAAAGTTGTCATGGATAATCTCCGTTGCAACAATGGTTTGGCTCTAAACAAAGATAGGTCATTCTTAATCACATGTGAGTCTGCCACTGGTCTTGTCCATCGATATTGGATCAAAGGTCCTAAAGCAGGGACCCGAGATATCTTCTCCAAGGTCCCAGGCTATCCTGACAACATCCGTTTGACACCAACGGGAGATTTTTGGCTTGGCATACATTGTAAGAAAAATCTGATAGGGAGATTGATGCTAAATAATAAGTGGCTAGGGAAGCTGGTTGAAAAGACGGTGCCGTTGAACTTCTTGATTGGGGAGATGCATGGGTTTAGGCAGCAAGGGATCGCCGTGAAAATCTCCGGGGAGACAGGGGAGGTACTTGAGATACTTGAGGACAAAGAAGGGAAGCACATGCAGTATGTGAGTGAGGCTTATGAGAGAGATGATGGTAAGCTTTGGTTTGGGTCTGTTTTCTCGCCTGCCGTATGGGTTCTTGATCGCAAGTGA
- the LOC106412214 gene encoding protein STRICTOSIDINE SYNTHASE-LIKE 10 isoform X1 yields the protein MTMLTVFFSTAIVTTIAVLASLSSQKGSGIFAPPKIAGSRDVFPSAKVVNLTGASGPESVAFDPSGEGPYVGVSDGRVLKWRGESLGWSDFAYTSANRQKCVRPFAPELEHVCGRPLGLRFDEKTGDLYIADAYFGLMIVGPAGGLAKPLVTEAEGQPFRFTNDLDIDEHEDVIYFTDTSTRFQRRQFLAAVLNVDKTGRLIKYDRSSKKVTVLVQGIAFANGVALSKDRSFVLVAETTTCKILRLWLSGPKAGTQDVFTELPGFPDNIRRNSNGEFWVALHSKKGLFAKLSLSQAWFRDLLLRFPISGPRLHSLFTGGRPHATAMKLSESGEVLEVLEDREGKRLRFISEVEEKDGKLWIGSVLMPFLGVYDL from the exons ATGACGATGCTCACCGTATTCTTCTCAACAGCGATTGTAACGACTATCGCAGTCCTTGCCTCCTTGAGTAGCCAAAAAGGTTCGGGAATCTTCGCACCGCCTAAAATCGCCGGCTCCCGTGATGTTTTCCCGTCGGCGAAGGTGGTTAACCTCACCGGAGCCTCCGGTCCGGAGAGCGTAGCTTTCGATCCGTCGGGTGAAGGTCCGTACGTCGGTGTCTCCGACGGTCGTGTCCTGAAATGGCGCGGGGAGTCGCTTGGATGGTCAGATTTCGCTTACACCTCGGCGAATAG GCAGAAGTGTGTTCGCCCCTTTGCACCAGAGCTGGAGCATGTGTGTGGAAGGCCATTAGGATTGCGTTTCGATGAGAAAACCGGTGACCTTTACATCGCGGATGCATACTTTGGCCTTATGATTGTTGGTCCTGCTGGTGGTTTAGCCAAGCCTTTGGTTACAGAAGCTGAAGGGCAACCTTTTCGTTTCACTAATGATTTGGACATTGACGAACATGAAGATGTGATTTACTTCACAGACACCAGCACCAGGTTCCAGAGAAG GCAATTCTTGGCTGCTGTTTTGAACGTGGACAAGACAGGGAGGCTGATAAAGTACGACAGATCAAGCAAGAAAGTGACGGTTTTAGTACAAGGCATTGCGTTTGCAAACGGCGTTGCGCTAAGCAAAGACAGGTCTTTTGTATTGGTAGCTGAGACCACCACTTGCAAGATCCTAAGGCTTTGGCTCTCTGGTCCGAAAGCAGGAACACAAGACGTCTTTACTGAGCTTCCTGGTTTCCCTGACAACATCAGGAGAAACTCGAATGGAGAGTTTTGGGTCGCTCTTCACTCGAAGAAAGGTCTTTTCGCTAAGCTCTCGCTCTCTCAGGCTTGGTTTAGAGATTTGTTGCTGAGATTTCCGATAAGTGGACCGCGTCTGCACTCGCTGTTCACTGGAGGAAGACCTCATGCGACGGCTATGAAGCTGAGTGAATCAGGAGAGGTTTTGGAGGTGCTTGAGGATAGAGAAGGGAAGAGGTTGAGGTTTATAAGCGAAGTGGAGGAGAAAGATGGTAAGCTTTGGATTGGTTCTGTTCTTATGCCTTTTCTTGGTGTTTATGACTTGTAG
- the LOC106412214 gene encoding protein STRICTOSIDINE SYNTHASE-LIKE 10 isoform X2: MMTNHHSHDKPDPQQTRPLLRSKLHKILYNTHNLNQNKVKEDIGLNEFWQKCVRPFAPELEHVCGRPLGLRFDEKTGDLYIADAYFGLMIVGPAGGLAKPLVTEAEGQPFRFTNDLDIDEHEDVIYFTDTSTRFQRRQFLAAVLNVDKTGRLIKYDRSSKKVTVLVQGIAFANGVALSKDRSFVLVAETTTCKILRLWLSGPKAGTQDVFTELPGFPDNIRRNSNGEFWVALHSKKGLFAKLSLSQAWFRDLLLRFPISGPRLHSLFTGGRPHATAMKLSESGEVLEVLEDREGKRLRFISEVEEKDGKLWIGSVLMPFLGVYDL; encoded by the exons ATGATGACAAACCACCACAGCCATGACAAGCCAGATCCGCAACAGACAAGACCATTGCTACGATCTAAACTCCACAAAATTCTATACAACACACACAACCTAAATCAAAACAAAGTAAAAGAAGACATAGGCCTAAACGAGTTCTG GCAGAAGTGTGTTCGCCCCTTTGCACCAGAGCTGGAGCATGTGTGTGGAAGGCCATTAGGATTGCGTTTCGATGAGAAAACCGGTGACCTTTACATCGCGGATGCATACTTTGGCCTTATGATTGTTGGTCCTGCTGGTGGTTTAGCCAAGCCTTTGGTTACAGAAGCTGAAGGGCAACCTTTTCGTTTCACTAATGATTTGGACATTGACGAACATGAAGATGTGATTTACTTCACAGACACCAGCACCAGGTTCCAGAGAAG GCAATTCTTGGCTGCTGTTTTGAACGTGGACAAGACAGGGAGGCTGATAAAGTACGACAGATCAAGCAAGAAAGTGACGGTTTTAGTACAAGGCATTGCGTTTGCAAACGGCGTTGCGCTAAGCAAAGACAGGTCTTTTGTATTGGTAGCTGAGACCACCACTTGCAAGATCCTAAGGCTTTGGCTCTCTGGTCCGAAAGCAGGAACACAAGACGTCTTTACTGAGCTTCCTGGTTTCCCTGACAACATCAGGAGAAACTCGAATGGAGAGTTTTGGGTCGCTCTTCACTCGAAGAAAGGTCTTTTCGCTAAGCTCTCGCTCTCTCAGGCTTGGTTTAGAGATTTGTTGCTGAGATTTCCGATAAGTGGACCGCGTCTGCACTCGCTGTTCACTGGAGGAAGACCTCATGCGACGGCTATGAAGCTGAGTGAATCAGGAGAGGTTTTGGAGGTGCTTGAGGATAGAGAAGGGAAGAGGTTGAGGTTTATAAGCGAAGTGGAGGAGAAAGATGGTAAGCTTTGGATTGGTTCTGTTCTTATGCCTTTTCTTGGTGTTTATGACTTGTAG